In Arachis hypogaea cultivar Tifrunner chromosome 2, arahy.Tifrunner.gnm2.J5K5, whole genome shotgun sequence, a genomic segment contains:
- the LOC112728680 gene encoding protein FAR1-RELATED SEQUENCE 5-like: protein MNIDDNKNLKESIECDELCFGYDSSSDKEEENLINNENEFSESMEVSNCSYKIQEVEKKLNELSYDDMWGIEFDTVDQCCDFYRNYAKVHGFVARLDEKGQDFNGNLNMRQMVCNREGTRRKKYLEMENRKKDHKPITRVMCQANIRFHYDLILQKWRVTKFEETHNHDLIPPKYIQFVPAYRTMTDADKAQADSLHFYGVRTCHIMGFMVAQKGGPNRTRFTKKDLYNHFDRSRRAKIKDGDAHAALSYLISKADEDPLLQGKFTLKDGKLDNLVWADGSSITDYQCFGDVLAFDTTYQKNKYNRPLVVFSGTSHHGQTCIFCCGLLSDEKRETYILVLNMFMEIMGNKQPIAVVRDGDLAMREAIKEVLPTAAHRLCA, encoded by the coding sequence ATGAACATTGATGACAATAAGAATTTAAAGGAGTCTATCGAATGTGATGAGCTGTGTTTTGGGTATGATAGTAGTTCTGATAAGGAGGAGGAAAATCTTATCAACAATGAGAATGAATTCAGTGAATCCATGGAGGTATCGAATTGTAGCTATAAAATTCAAGAAGTTGAAAAGAAGTTAAACGAATTAAGCTATGATGACATGTGGGGTATTGAGTTTGACACCGTTGATCAATGTTGTGATTTTTATAGAAATTATGCTAAAGTGCACGGTTTTGTTGCGAGACTTGACGAAAAAGGACAAGATTTTAATGGAAACCTTAATATGCGACAGATGGTTTGTAACAGAGAGGGTACACGTAGAAAAAAGTACTTGGAGATGGAGAACAGAAAAAAGGATCACAAGCCAATCACACGTGTAATGTGTCAAGCAAATATTAGATTTCACTATGACTTGATTTTACAAAAGTGGCGGGTCACCAAATttgaagagactcacaaccatgacCTCATCCCACCTAAGTATATCCAGTTTGTTCCGGCATATCGAACGATGACTGACGCTGATAAAGCACAGGCTGATAGTTTGCACTTTTATGGTGTTAGAACTTGTCATATAATGGGGTTCATGGTGGCACAAAAAGGAGGTCCGAACAGGACGAGATTCACAAAAAAAGATCTATACAATCATTTTGACAGATCGAGGCGTGCAAAGATAAAAGATGGTGATGCACATGCAGCATTGAGTTACCTAATTTCTAAGGCAGATGAAGATCCACTATTGCAAGGAAAGTTTACTTTGAAGGATGGTAAGCTTGATAATTTAGTGTGGGCCGATGGGTCTAGCATCACTGATTACCAATGTTTTGGTGACGTGTTAGCCTTCGACACGACATACCAAAAAAATAAGTATAATAGGCCGTTGGTTGTCTTCTCAGGAACAAGTCATCATGGACAAACATGCATTTTTTGTTGTGGTTTATTATCAGATGAGAAGCGAGAAACCTATATTTTGGTGTTGAATATGTTCATGGAGATAATGGGTAATAAACAACCTATAGCTGTGGTGAGAGATGGAGATCTTGCAATGAGGGAGGCAATAAAAGAAGTTCTTCCAACCGCTGCACACCGTCTTTGTGCATAG